A portion of the Nitrospira defluvii genome contains these proteins:
- a CDS encoding NAD(P)-dependent alcohol dehydrogenase: MIDVRGYAARTAKSRLAPFTFSRREVGRQDILIGIRYCGICHSDVHQARDEWGGSIFPMVPGHEIVGVVERVGASVKQFKVGQMVGVGCFVDSCRTCPQCKKGQEQYCEGHLSFTYNGKERDGITPTYGGYSTKLVVDQRYVLRIPKQLRPEEAAPLLCAGITAYSPLRHWGVGKTHRLAVVGLGGLGHMAVKIGKALGAHVTVLSHSGKKRHDAKRLGATDFFKTSDPKTFTTLAKRFDFILDTVSAPHDLDAQLELLKTDGTMILVGVPDKPAQLGAFPLILKRRRLVGSLIGGIQETQEMLDFCAKHKCGADVEVIPIQQLNEAYDRLVRGDVRYRFVIDMSSLT; encoded by the coding sequence ATGATCGACGTACGAGGCTACGCCGCTCGCACCGCGAAATCCCGGCTCGCTCCCTTCACATTTTCACGCCGAGAGGTAGGCCGGCAGGACATACTGATCGGCATCCGGTACTGCGGCATTTGTCATTCGGACGTGCATCAGGCACGAGATGAATGGGGCGGCTCGATCTTCCCCATGGTGCCCGGGCATGAAATCGTGGGAGTCGTCGAACGGGTCGGCGCCTCGGTCAAGCAATTCAAAGTCGGCCAGATGGTCGGAGTCGGATGTTTCGTCGATTCCTGCCGGACCTGCCCGCAATGCAAGAAAGGCCAAGAGCAGTACTGCGAAGGCCATCTGAGCTTTACCTACAATGGCAAGGAGCGGGACGGCATCACTCCGACCTATGGCGGGTATTCCACCAAGCTGGTCGTTGATCAGCGATATGTCCTTCGCATCCCCAAGCAATTACGTCCCGAGGAAGCCGCACCGCTTCTGTGCGCCGGCATCACCGCCTATTCCCCCTTACGCCACTGGGGAGTAGGCAAGACCCATCGCCTGGCAGTTGTCGGCCTGGGAGGACTTGGTCACATGGCCGTCAAAATCGGAAAGGCCTTGGGCGCTCACGTGACCGTGCTCAGCCACTCCGGCAAAAAACGTCACGACGCCAAGCGATTGGGGGCCACAGACTTCTTCAAGACATCCGACCCCAAGACATTCACCACACTGGCCAAACGGTTCGACTTCATTCTGGACACGGTCTCGGCGCCTCATGATCTGGATGCGCAGTTGGAATTGCTCAAGACCGACGGCACGATGATCCTCGTCGGCGTGCCGGACAAACCGGCGCAACTGGGAGCCTTTCCGTTGATCCTCAAACGGCGAAGACTCGTGGGATCATTGATCGGCGGCATTCAGGAAACGCAGGAAATGTTAGACTTCTGCGCCAAGCACAAGTGCGGGGCCGACGTGGAGGTCATCCCGATTCAGCAGCTGAATGAGGCCTACGATCGATTAGTCCGCGGTGACGTCCGGTATCGTTTCGTCATCGACATGAGCTCGCTCACGTAA
- a CDS encoding PEGA domain-containing protein: MPCRGRNPSTPKTATAVMLLACCLHLAGCSIFGGTSQPLIVNSEPPGADVMINGTLAGTTPLQHQVPRRGDLTVEIHKAGYTPQTRVTGRKLSSVGLVDVIGGAFFLLPLLGLIAPGAWEQDPSAIGVTLEPEHSPPAPTP; the protein is encoded by the coding sequence ATGCCATGCAGAGGCCGGAACCCAAGCACCCCGAAGACCGCCACAGCCGTGATGCTGCTCGCCTGCTGCCTGCATCTTGCCGGCTGCTCGATCTTTGGTGGAACGTCACAACCGCTGATCGTCAATTCTGAACCGCCGGGGGCGGACGTGATGATCAACGGGACCCTTGCCGGGACGACGCCGCTGCAGCACCAGGTCCCACGCCGGGGGGACCTCACGGTGGAGATACACAAAGCCGGCTATACGCCACAGACCAGAGTGACAGGCCGAAAACTCAGCAGCGTCGGCCTCGTGGATGTGATCGGGGGAGCGTTCTTCCTGTTACCGCTGCTCGGCCTCATCGCACCCGGCGCATGGGAGCAGGACCCGTCGGCAATCGGCGTCACGCTCGAACCGGAGCATTCTCCACCGGCACCCACGCCATAA
- a CDS encoding c-type cytochrome: MAPFSDRLFLALVLVGSGSALLMAQPSDVLDRGQIIYREHCMECHGETGKGDGPKAPFLSPRPGNLVSAATSAKTDTELLRTIAHGKPRTAMPAWQDRLAVEDQQAALHYIRFLVRFSRSSTPPPPAP, encoded by the coding sequence ATGGCTCCGTTCTCCGACCGCCTGTTCCTCGCGCTTGTGCTGGTCGGAAGCGGCAGTGCGCTGCTGATGGCCCAGCCTTCGGACGTGCTTGATCGCGGCCAAATCATCTATCGCGAGCATTGCATGGAATGCCATGGAGAAACCGGCAAAGGCGACGGGCCCAAGGCCCCGTTCCTCTCGCCACGCCCCGGCAATCTCGTGTCGGCCGCCACCTCCGCCAAAACCGATACAGAACTGCTGCGCACGATCGCGCATGGCAAGCCCCGCACCGCCATGCCGGCCTGGCAAGACCGGTTAGCGGTGGAAGATCAACAGGCCGCGCTCCACTATATTCGTTTCCTGGTGCGGTTCAGCCGATCCTCCACGCCCCCTCCGCCTGCCCCCTAA
- a CDS encoding anti-sigma factor family protein produces MADRVRTYPGTRKPTPHQGHRKRNCVKVLERLSAYLDDELSGDVCSEIRLHLGDCPNCEVFLDSLRQTVRLCQHRPSPPLSEKDRAALRLQILKAADAV; encoded by the coding sequence ATGGCAGACCGCGTACGCACATATCCAGGCACTCGCAAGCCCACCCCTCACCAGGGTCACCGTAAGCGGAATTGTGTGAAAGTCCTCGAACGTCTCTCGGCCTACCTGGACGACGAGCTCTCGGGCGACGTCTGCTCGGAAATTCGCCTGCACCTTGGCGATTGCCCGAATTGCGAGGTCTTCCTCGACTCCCTGCGTCAAACGGTCCGCCTGTGTCAGCACCGCCCCTCACCGCCCCTCTCTGAAAAAGATCGCGCCGCCCTCCGCCTCCAGATATTAAAAGCTGCCGACGCAGTGTGA
- a CDS encoding RNA polymerase sigma factor → MAARKHSESGSTDGHGASSPTARPFDQLYRDNVDVMYRFAYRLCGEAEAAKDLVQETFLNAYRAYDRFRGDSQVSTWLYAIASHACQRMRRKRKGEPERELSLTEFIPTSEGEFSLQIPMEGLSPQEALENKELRQILDRAIAKLPRKYRMVLVLRDMEGLSAKEVGGILGLNERAIKSRLHRARLFVRKELSGKGLTVDGHEDVTTRHR, encoded by the coding sequence ATGGCAGCACGGAAGCACAGTGAGTCCGGCTCAACAGACGGCCATGGCGCGTCTTCCCCCACTGCCCGTCCCTTCGACCAGCTCTATCGCGACAACGTCGATGTGATGTACCGCTTCGCCTATCGCCTGTGCGGGGAGGCGGAGGCGGCCAAAGATCTGGTCCAAGAGACATTCCTGAACGCGTATCGCGCGTACGACCGCTTCCGCGGGGACTCGCAAGTGTCGACCTGGCTCTACGCGATCGCGTCCCATGCCTGCCAGCGCATGCGACGCAAGCGAAAGGGAGAACCGGAACGCGAGTTGTCCCTCACCGAGTTCATCCCGACGTCGGAAGGCGAATTTTCCTTACAGATCCCGATGGAGGGCCTGAGCCCTCAAGAAGCGCTGGAAAATAAGGAGCTGCGCCAGATTCTTGACCGGGCCATCGCCAAACTGCCACGCAAATACCGCATGGTCCTGGTCCTGCGCGACATGGAAGGATTGAGCGCCAAGGAGGTGGGCGGCATTCTCGGGCTGAACGAACGCGCCATCAAGTCCCGCCTGCACCGTGCCCGCTTGTTTGTCCGAAAGGAACTGAGCGGCAAAGGCTTGACTGTCGATGGGCACGAGGACGTTACCACCCGACACCGATAG
- the der gene encoding ribosome biogenesis GTPase Der translates to MPRSKPARGPVTPLFTLEGGRLPIIALIGRPNVGKSTLFNRILGTRAAIVDDVPGVTRDRNYADTTYRNRHFRLVDTGGLDPTAQEGMLSLIRQQSQLAIAEADILVLVLDARAGLTPPDEEVVATLRGTDKPVFYAINKVDTPKADPLIADFYRLGQEQLYPLSAEHGIGVAELLDDLFPHMVELSEEETASEIPRIAIVGRPNVGKSTLVNSVLGETRVVVSNVPGTTRDPVDSVATFKDRQYVLTDTAGIRRRGRVERGIEGYSVARSLRAIGRSDVAVLLLDAEEGVTEQDTKIAGLVLKQGRACILIVNKWDLKADDVGARETYKQDLERRFPFLAWAPVLFISALGQDFLRGLFALIDQVYLSFCKRVPTGSLNQFFQGLLEEHPLPVRKGKPAKASKSAFMTQVATRPPAFALFVGHPDNMTPAYLRFLENQIRKEYHFSGTPIRLMVRKK, encoded by the coding sequence ATGCCCCGCTCAAAACCCGCTCGTGGTCCCGTTACGCCACTCTTCACGCTTGAAGGCGGTCGTCTGCCCATCATCGCCCTGATCGGGCGGCCCAATGTCGGCAAATCGACGCTCTTCAACCGCATTCTCGGAACGAGAGCCGCCATCGTCGACGACGTCCCAGGCGTGACGAGAGACCGCAACTATGCGGATACCACCTATCGCAACCGGCACTTCCGACTGGTCGACACGGGCGGACTTGATCCGACGGCCCAGGAGGGCATGTTGTCGTTGATCCGGCAACAATCCCAACTCGCCATTGCCGAAGCCGACATCCTGGTCCTCGTCCTCGACGCCAGAGCCGGCCTGACTCCGCCGGACGAAGAGGTCGTGGCCACCTTGCGTGGAACGGACAAGCCCGTGTTTTATGCGATCAACAAGGTGGATACACCGAAGGCCGATCCGCTCATCGCCGATTTCTATCGCTTAGGCCAGGAACAGCTCTATCCCTTGTCGGCCGAACATGGGATCGGCGTCGCCGAGCTGCTTGACGACCTGTTTCCTCACATGGTGGAACTGTCCGAGGAGGAAACCGCGTCGGAGATCCCTCGGATCGCCATCGTGGGACGCCCGAACGTCGGAAAATCCACCCTGGTCAATTCGGTCCTCGGTGAAACGCGGGTGGTCGTCAGCAATGTGCCCGGCACAACGCGAGACCCAGTGGATTCGGTAGCGACGTTCAAGGACCGTCAATATGTGTTGACCGACACCGCCGGCATCCGTCGGCGAGGCCGCGTGGAGCGCGGCATTGAAGGCTACAGCGTCGCCCGTTCGTTGCGCGCCATCGGCCGTTCAGACGTGGCGGTGCTCCTGCTCGACGCTGAAGAGGGCGTCACGGAACAGGACACCAAGATCGCAGGCCTGGTCCTCAAACAGGGGCGCGCCTGCATCCTGATCGTCAACAAGTGGGACCTCAAGGCCGACGACGTGGGCGCCCGAGAGACCTACAAACAGGACCTCGAACGCCGCTTTCCTTTCCTCGCCTGGGCGCCGGTGCTGTTCATCTCCGCGCTGGGACAGGATTTTTTGCGCGGCCTGTTTGCCCTGATCGACCAGGTGTACTTGTCCTTTTGCAAGCGGGTTCCCACCGGCAGCTTGAACCAGTTTTTCCAGGGTCTCCTGGAAGAACATCCGTTGCCGGTGCGAAAAGGCAAACCGGCCAAGGCCAGCAAATCAGCCTTTATGACGCAAGTTGCGACACGCCCTCCCGCGTTTGCCCTGTTTGTGGGACACCCTGACAACATGACTCCGGCCTACCTGCGTTTTCTTGAGAACCAAATCCGCAAGGAATACCATTTTTCAGGCACGCCCATTCGGTTGATGGTCCGCAAAAAATGA
- a CDS encoding HAD family hydrolase, translated as MHHQAGRPPQTLDWTQIDDVLLDMDGTLLDRHFDNFFFEEELPRRYAAKHALPFEEARDRLMGMYRSVEGELAWTDLHYWTERVDIDVVAMHRELDHMIGFLPDAEEFLMSLRRLGKRVTILTNAHRAGVEVKAAKTGLDRQVDRIVDAFEVGWLKMRSEYWPTCRELVGFEPSRALYIDDDEQCLAAAAQFGIGRILHRSKSSSQASAVPSLRFHSIETFQSILPG; from the coding sequence ATGCACCACCAAGCCGGTCGGCCTCCTCAGACGCTTGATTGGACTCAGATCGACGATGTGTTGCTCGATATGGACGGCACGCTGTTGGATCGCCATTTCGACAACTTCTTCTTCGAGGAGGAGCTGCCGAGACGGTATGCCGCGAAGCATGCGCTGCCGTTTGAGGAAGCCCGGGACCGCTTGATGGGCATGTATCGTTCCGTGGAGGGAGAACTGGCCTGGACGGATTTGCACTACTGGACGGAGCGGGTGGACATCGACGTGGTGGCCATGCATCGCGAGCTCGACCATATGATCGGCTTTCTCCCCGACGCAGAGGAGTTCCTGATGTCGTTACGGCGATTGGGGAAACGCGTCACGATTCTCACGAATGCGCATCGGGCGGGAGTCGAAGTCAAAGCCGCCAAGACAGGGCTGGACCGGCAGGTCGATCGTATCGTGGACGCCTTCGAGGTGGGATGGCTCAAGATGCGGTCTGAATATTGGCCGACCTGCCGGGAACTGGTCGGATTTGAGCCGTCACGCGCGCTCTATATTGATGACGACGAGCAGTGCCTCGCGGCGGCTGCGCAGTTCGGCATCGGCCGCATCCTTCATCGTTCGAAGTCGAGTTCGCAGGCGTCCGCGGTCCCTTCCTTGCGATTTCACTCCATCGAAACCTTTCAGTCGATTTTGCCGGGGTAG
- a CDS encoding PAS domain S-box protein: protein MASSQPVPGDRPSSTSAIPQPIDAAMDANLMWQRVTLLYESMPAALAAGLGCAFALVVVNWNVLPHNQLLAWLTYHVILATGRYLLARSFRATRPTATTNRRWHRAFLTGTTLAGVGWGASALILFPESSPTHQVFLAFVLAGVSAGASSTLSARFDAFLSFALPTLTPLILRFLFLNHAQALPMAVCTLLFSLLMIYTASRTSNTVLETLRLKYHNAQLVDQLASQLEEGEQTALLLNVHSEHYRFIMEYAQDIIYRTDRSGRFTFINPAVIRLLGYHETEMLGHRALDLVHPHYRRTTEHFYIRQFLRKIPSTYYEFPLVTRNRQTLWVGQNVQLLLRDQEVIGFQAVMRDISSRKQAEEALRFSQERYRALYESSPEMLLTVDAKGTLLTVNATAAAELGYDADTLIGQPVSLIVHADDQARMQQHFDDCLAHPGNVLRWEFRKIRKDGSHLWVREAARAVRNPDGRVDIVIVCENVTDRKGMEDALTHTRQLLESIVEHIPHMVFLKDARELRFVQFNKAGEQLIGIPREALLGKNDYDFFPREQAEFFTARDREVLTGGTLLDIPAEPIQTKDHGLRWLHTKKLPLYDHTGVPRYLLGISEDITDQKQRQEIEQQRLGQLATQQSVLHKLAEDPAIHSGHPQQAFPVMTEHAAATFAVERASIWLFDETQTTLILQDLFEATPTRHLRGATLSTTQYPAYLRALETEPYSLAAHAAQTDPRTSELTASYLAPLGIVAMLDAPIRRHGRVVGVLCLEHIGPPKTWTSEEEAFAASLAAMATLTLEAADRRQAQEALEQHVRERTGELRRMTAHLQTIIEESPLAMIELDQAGHVTTWNAAATSLFGWTREEVIGQELPYVPSGQEGESDALWASVMSGGAPRGLELRRKRKDGTVIDVNMWGTLLQGPGGQTTGSIGFFIDVTQHKQLEEQLRQAHKMEGIGRLAGGVAHDFNNLLTVINGCATLALEQVRAEDPLHRSLTEILTAGQRAAALTKQLLAFSRRQVLTFQVFDVNEALSSISSMIERLIGEDIVLIRDLTPQPCIIRADRGQIDQVILNLAVNAKDAMPHGGTLTLSTRILLITEETPVPHPALLPGSYTHLSVRDSGTGMDRATLSHIFEPFFTTKEEGKGTGLGLATVYGIIKQSQGFVFADSNPGEGTTFDIYFPSAEAPPLAVGPPPASRPHCGRETILLVEDQQAVRLLLTQALSDYGYTLLEASSGQEALRLVAAAKTPIHILLTDVVMPQMTGPALAERLRQQWPELRVLFMSGYAEGSVLPTFLAEPGTGFIQKPFLPTELARKLRELLDPAK from the coding sequence ATGGCTTCCTCGCAACCAGTTCCCGGCGACCGACCTTCTTCCACGTCCGCCATCCCGCAACCCATCGATGCAGCCATGGACGCCAACCTGATGTGGCAGCGGGTCACGCTGCTCTACGAGAGCATGCCGGCGGCCCTTGCGGCCGGACTCGGCTGTGCATTCGCGCTGGTGGTCGTCAACTGGAACGTGCTGCCCCACAACCAGCTCCTGGCGTGGCTGACCTATCATGTCATCCTCGCGACCGGTCGCTACCTACTGGCGAGATCATTCAGGGCTACCAGGCCGACCGCGACCACGAACCGACGCTGGCACCGGGCATTTCTGACCGGCACCACCTTGGCCGGAGTCGGATGGGGCGCGTCGGCGCTGATCCTGTTTCCGGAATCATCTCCCACCCACCAGGTATTTCTGGCCTTCGTGCTGGCAGGGGTTTCGGCCGGTGCCTCCTCCACGCTGTCGGCGCGCTTCGATGCATTTCTCTCGTTTGCCCTTCCGACCCTGACGCCGCTCATTCTGCGTTTTCTCTTTCTCAATCATGCGCAGGCCCTGCCCATGGCGGTCTGCACCTTGTTGTTCTCCTTGCTCATGATCTATACCGCCTCCCGAACCTCGAACACCGTGCTCGAAACTCTCCGGCTGAAATACCACAACGCACAACTCGTGGATCAACTCGCCTCGCAATTGGAGGAAGGGGAACAGACCGCGCTACTCCTGAATGTCCACTCCGAACACTATCGTTTCATCATGGAGTACGCACAGGACATCATTTACCGCACCGACCGGAGCGGCCGGTTCACGTTCATCAATCCCGCCGTGATCCGCCTGCTGGGGTATCACGAGACAGAAATGCTCGGGCACCGTGCGCTGGACCTGGTGCATCCGCACTACCGCCGTACCACCGAGCATTTTTACATCCGCCAGTTTCTCAGAAAGATTCCCAGCACCTACTACGAATTCCCGCTGGTGACCCGAAACCGCCAGACGCTGTGGGTTGGCCAGAACGTGCAGCTCTTGCTGCGCGACCAGGAGGTCATCGGGTTCCAAGCCGTGATGCGTGACATCTCTTCACGCAAACAGGCCGAGGAAGCGTTGCGCTTCAGCCAGGAACGCTACCGGGCGTTGTATGAGAGCAGCCCAGAAATGTTGCTGACCGTCGACGCGAAAGGCACACTCCTCACGGTCAACGCCACCGCTGCCGCCGAACTTGGGTATGATGCGGACACTTTGATCGGTCAGCCCGTGTCCCTGATCGTCCATGCGGACGATCAAGCCAGAATGCAGCAGCATTTCGATGATTGTCTCGCCCATCCGGGTAACGTGCTTCGCTGGGAGTTCCGGAAAATCAGGAAAGACGGCAGCCATCTTTGGGTGCGAGAAGCCGCTCGAGCCGTCCGGAACCCAGACGGCCGGGTCGACATCGTCATCGTCTGCGAAAACGTGACCGACCGCAAAGGCATGGAAGACGCGCTGACCCATACGCGCCAACTTCTGGAGTCGATCGTCGAACACATTCCCCACATGGTGTTTCTTAAAGACGCGCGGGAGTTGCGCTTCGTCCAGTTCAACAAGGCCGGGGAACAGCTGATCGGCATTCCGCGGGAGGCGCTGCTGGGAAAGAACGATTATGATTTCTTCCCCCGCGAACAGGCGGAGTTTTTCACTGCACGGGATCGTGAGGTCCTGACCGGCGGGACCCTGCTGGACATTCCAGCCGAACCGATTCAGACAAAGGACCACGGGTTGCGTTGGCTCCATACCAAAAAACTTCCCCTCTACGATCACACCGGCGTGCCACGGTATCTCCTGGGAATCTCAGAAGACATCACGGACCAGAAGCAGCGACAAGAGATCGAGCAACAGCGCCTGGGACAACTCGCGACGCAGCAATCGGTCCTCCACAAACTGGCCGAAGATCCGGCCATTCATAGCGGACATCCTCAACAGGCCTTTCCTGTGATGACCGAGCATGCCGCAGCCACATTCGCCGTCGAGCGGGCAAGCATCTGGCTCTTCGACGAGACCCAAACCACGCTGATCCTACAAGACCTGTTCGAAGCCACCCCCACACGCCACCTGCGTGGAGCCACCCTGTCCACCACACAATACCCGGCATACCTTCGAGCCCTGGAAACCGAACCCTATTCCCTGGCCGCCCATGCGGCCCAGACCGATCCCCGCACCAGCGAACTCACTGCATCCTACCTGGCCCCGCTCGGCATCGTGGCGATGCTGGATGCTCCGATTCGCCGGCATGGGCGCGTGGTCGGGGTCTTGTGCCTCGAACATATCGGCCCGCCCAAAACCTGGACCAGCGAGGAAGAGGCCTTCGCCGCATCACTGGCGGCCATGGCCACCCTGACGCTGGAAGCCGCCGACCGCCGACAGGCCCAAGAAGCGCTCGAGCAACATGTTCGTGAGCGCACCGGTGAACTACGCCGCATGACCGCCCACCTGCAGACGATCATCGAAGAATCCCCGCTGGCCATGATCGAATTGGACCAGGCCGGACATGTCACGACCTGGAATGCAGCCGCCACCTCCCTGTTCGGCTGGACCAGGGAAGAGGTCATCGGACAGGAACTTCCGTACGTACCATCCGGGCAGGAGGGGGAGTCCGATGCATTGTGGGCCTCGGTCATGAGCGGAGGCGCGCCACGGGGCCTGGAACTGCGCCGGAAGCGCAAGGACGGCACCGTCATCGACGTCAACATGTGGGGGACGCTGCTCCAGGGCCCCGGTGGTCAGACGACAGGGTCTATCGGCTTCTTCATCGATGTCACGCAACACAAACAACTGGAGGAGCAGCTCCGGCAAGCCCACAAGATGGAGGGCATCGGCCGGCTGGCCGGCGGTGTCGCCCACGACTTCAACAATCTGCTGACGGTCATCAACGGGTGTGCCACCCTCGCTCTGGAACAGGTACGGGCCGAAGATCCGCTGCATCGCTCGCTGACGGAGATCCTGACCGCCGGACAGCGGGCGGCCGCGCTCACCAAACAACTGCTCGCCTTCAGCCGGAGACAGGTCCTGACCTTCCAAGTCTTCGATGTGAACGAGGCGTTGTCGTCGATCAGTTCGATGATCGAGCGGCTGATCGGTGAGGATATCGTCCTCATCCGGGATCTCACACCGCAACCATGCATCATCCGCGCAGACCGTGGGCAGATCGATCAAGTGATCTTGAATCTGGCGGTCAATGCCAAGGACGCGATGCCTCACGGAGGGACCCTCACGCTGAGCACGCGCATCCTGCTCATTACCGAGGAGACGCCGGTGCCACATCCGGCCCTGCTCCCGGGGAGCTACACACACCTGTCGGTCCGCGACTCTGGAACGGGCATGGACCGCGCCACCCTGTCGCATATCTTCGAGCCGTTCTTTACGACCAAGGAAGAGGGCAAGGGAACGGGCCTGGGGCTGGCAACAGTCTATGGCATCATCAAACAAAGCCAGGGATTCGTCTTTGCCGACAGCAACCCCGGCGAGGGCACCACGTTCGACATTTATTTTCCGTCGGCCGAGGCGCCCCCCTTGGCCGTTGGGCCACCTCCCGCCTCCCGACCGCATTGCGGCCGGGAAACCATCCTGCTCGTGGAAGATCAACAGGCCGTGCGGCTGCTGCTCACCCAGGCACTGTCCGACTACGGGTACACCCTATTGGAAGCCTCCAGCGGACAGGAAGCGCTGCGGCTCGTGGCCGCAGCCAAGACACCCATCCACATCCTGCTCACCGACGTGGTGATGCCGCAGATGACGGGACCGGCGTTGGCCGAGCGCCTCCGCCAACAATGGCCGGAGCTGCGGGTCCTGTTCATGTCGGGATATGCGGAAGGAAGCGTGCTGCCGACGTTCCTCGCCGAACCGGGCACCGGCTTCATTCAGAAACCGTTTCTCCCCACGGAACTAGCCAGGAAATTGCGCGAGCTACTCGATCCGGCCAAATAA
- a CDS encoding class I SAM-dependent methyltransferase — protein sequence MYATYIFPRLMDWVLRGERFQTERRRLLVAAHGNVVEIGFGTGLNLPHYPRTVTALYAVDPAPLLPDRVAQRVASAPFPVHLQHVTAEELPYDDRTFDCAVSTFTLCTIPDPLRSLREVRRVLKPNGRFLFLEHGRSDDPATARWQDRLNPLQRHLACGCNLNRPIDRLVIEAGLRIEQLDRDVLPGVPRIGGELYRGIASS from the coding sequence ATGTACGCGACCTACATCTTCCCTCGACTCATGGATTGGGTGCTCCGGGGAGAGCGTTTCCAAACCGAGCGTCGCCGTCTGCTTGTCGCTGCGCATGGCAACGTGGTGGAGATCGGCTTTGGAACCGGACTGAACCTGCCGCATTACCCTCGAACCGTCACCGCCTTGTATGCGGTCGACCCCGCCCCGCTCCTTCCCGATCGTGTGGCGCAGCGAGTCGCGAGCGCCCCATTTCCGGTCCATCTCCAGCATGTGACCGCAGAGGAGCTGCCGTACGACGATCGCACGTTCGACTGCGCAGTCAGCACCTTCACGCTCTGCACGATCCCGGATCCGCTGCGATCGTTGCGCGAAGTTCGGCGGGTCCTCAAGCCAAACGGACGGTTCCTGTTTCTGGAACACGGCCGGAGCGACGATCCTGCAACCGCCCGCTGGCAGGATCGTCTCAATCCACTGCAACGTCACCTGGCCTGCGGATGCAATCTTAACCGGCCAATCGACCGGTTGGTGATCGAGGCGGGCTTGCGGATCGAACAGCTCGATCGAGACGTCCTGCCCGGCGTGCCCAGAATCGGCGGCGAGCTTTACCGTGGCATCGCCAGCTCCTAG